AATCGTTGAACGGCTCGTTTCTACACTGAGCGAGGTCCGTGCTGGCAAAGTTTACAGAGGTATTATGTGGATCGTTGGTGAATATTCGTTGGAGGAGAAAGATATCCGAGATGCGTGGAAGCGGATACGGGCTAGCTTGGGCGAGATTCCTATTCTCGCCTCAGAGCAGAGACTTTTGGAAGAtcaagatggcggcgagccGATCCAAGATCAAGTCAACGGCAATCCAAAGCCGGCAGCCCCAAGCGGCTCACGTAAAGTCTTGGCCGACGGGACTTATGCCACAGAAACAGCTTTGACTAGCCAATCCTCGGCAGCCGCTAAGCTCGAGGCTGTTAAGACAGCGCAGAAGCCTCCCCTACGTCAACTCATACTAGATGGAGACTACTACCTTGCTACAGTTCTTTCTTCCACGCTTGTGAAGCTGGTCATGCGTCACTCCGAAATTTCGGCTGATATTGCTCGAACGAATGCCCTAAGAGCTGAAGCGATGCTCATTATGATCTCTATTCTCCGCGTCGGACAATCGCAGTTTGTCAAGGCTCCCATTGATGAAGACTCCGTGGATCGCATCATGTCCTGTGTGCGGTCTCTCGCCGATTTCAGCACCAAGAAGGAACTAGAGAACGTCTGGCTCAACGATACCAGAAAGGCATTCCGCGCAATGGTACAggtggaagagaagaagcgGGAAGCCAAAGAAGCACATGAGCGAGCAAAATCGGCCGTACAGGTTGACGATGTCGTCCAGATCCGCCAACTTTCCAAGCGGAATGCTACAGACGGAATAGACGGCATTGAATTAGACCTGGAGAGGGCAACAGGTGGCGAAGCAACCGCAGAAGATCTGTCTTCTAAACTTAGTCGTGTCGTGCAGCTGACCGGTTTCTCGGATCCTGTTTATGCGGAGGCCTATGTGAAAGTGCATCAGTTTGATATCGTCCTCGATGTGCTCCTTGTCAACCAAACAACGGAAACGCTTCAAAACTTGTCCGTGGAATTCGCTACCCTCGGTGACTTGAAGGTCGTGGAGAGACCTACCACTCAGAATCTCGGCCCCCATGACTTCCACAATGTTCAGTGTACCATCAAGGTCTCATCTACGGACACAGGCGTCATATTTGGCAATGTCGTATACGATGGAGCCCATTCTACTGACACAAACGTGGTTATTCTAAACGATTTACACGTAGATATTATGGACTACATTCAACCGGCTACATGCACTGAGACCCAATTCCGAACAATGTGGACTGAATTTGAATGGGAGAACAAAGTCAATATTAACTCAAAAGCGAAGTCGTTACGAGACTTTCTGGATCAACTGATGGCGTGTACCAACATGAACTGCTTGACACCTGAGGCGAGCCTCAAAGGGGATTGCCAATTTTTGAGCGCAAACCTCTACGCTCGGTCCGTATTCGGTAAGTAGTGCAAACATTCAGAAAATTTGCTGTGCAGTGGGCAATATCTGAAAGAAGTTGAATACTAATGAATCTAGGTGAGGATGCCTTGGCCAAT
The Metarhizium brunneum chromosome 7, complete sequence genome window above contains:
- the sec26 gene encoding Coatomer subunit beta, giving the protein MSGFLENAYSLVHQDNAADVPTVSDLRMQLEKGTDETKVETMKRILTVMLNGDPMPSLLMHIIRFVMPSKHKPLKKLLYFYYEICPKLDSSGKLKQEMILVCNGIRNDLQHPNEYIRGNTLRFLCKLREPELIEPLLSSARSCLEHRHAYVRKNAVFAVSSIFAHSPSLIPDASELLATFVEGETDATCKRNAFAALANINHDAALLYLSSVFDGIPNAEELLQLVELEFIRKDAFQNSQNKARYLRLIFDLLEAGASTVVYEAASSLTALTNNPVAVKAAATKFIELSIKEADNNVKLIVLDRVDQLRKNNEGILDDLVMEVLRVLSSTDIDVRRKALSIALDMVSSKNVEEVVLLLKKELSKTVDQEYEKNTEYRSLLIHSIHQCAIKFSEVAASVVDLLMDFIADFNNASAVDVINFVKEVVEKFPALRKTIVERLVSTLSEVRAGKVYRGIMWIVGEYSLEEKDIRDAWKRIRASLGEIPILASEQRLLEDQDGGEPIQDQVNGNPKPAAPSGSRKVLADGTYATETALTSQSSAAAKLEAVKTAQKPPLRQLILDGDYYLATVLSSTLVKLVMRHSEISADIARTNALRAEAMLIMISILRVGQSQFVKAPIDEDSVDRIMSCVRSLADFSTKKELENVWLNDTRKAFRAMVQVEEKKREAKEAHERAKSAVQVDDVVQIRQLSKRNATDGIDGIELDLERATGGEATAEDLSSKLSRVVQLTGFSDPVYAEAYVKVHQFDIVLDVLLVNQTTETLQNLSVEFATLGDLKVVERPTTQNLGPHDFHNVQCTIKVSSTDTGVIFGNVVYDGAHSTDTNVVILNDLHVDIMDYIQPATCTETQFRTMWTEFEWENKVNINSKAKSLRDFLDQLMACTNMNCLTPEASLKGDCQFLSANLYARSVFGEDALANLSIEKEGEDGPITGFVRIRSRSQGLALSLGSLKGLNKIGSSA